From one Planococcus citri chromosome 3, ihPlaCitr1.1, whole genome shotgun sequence genomic stretch:
- the LOC135840155 gene encoding uncharacterized protein LOC135840155: MKDVDECFLSKLKTFDGVVLSDDASSSGLCSNVNFYIDNKENFADFLKHLKRDGYEFSKRNSRCLEGSVQTEINALDVKIPYFDHPFVKVQTSYYECSHGAKYFKSKNDNVQHQDHPVCKKKKRFRIQDTKKMNCPVVMKVTRIVYFPKVELKKDVSSFKRKKTKMMNEVRRVLQLSGDKNGELEGKERYYCTFSLPSNHNHPIMTAYLNQKLDPSIQEEIKKLVENGITNTYFVKAALKKFVSEMPNGNSIPRMSKAFYPSIKIISNYIAKFTLENRVSNIDQVALQSKVNKWEKNKSCSIFYRPHDTENDFLLCYQTTWQKQLLKTFGGITLLDATYKTVKYALPMFCIAVKTNVNYCIVGMFITLSESSEKIKEALEIFKSWNPDWNPEYFVVDYSEAEINAIKSAFGCYIYLCDFHREQSWGRWTKKRDNLDYASDEDEIMAIFRAFANCKSKSEFEEKIEDLKSNDVFIRNPKALRYFENTWLPVKEMWIRCFFPDEFVFKISTNNGIESQFKMLKYGYLKVRNVNTLSELMTLMIEEVFYDLLNKYTQKNSSLYHGYKLYNKEIPHFLQNRPKPFIKHVCKRYDTAEEYSYDSILFEGGKLKVRSKMNPLTLYEVDFTKPSCNCEDFWRYRLPCVHFCAAFLYLPHLLSFEDLPETYRNSPYITINKDFNLFENQPQCDWNAEAHSNYQSIECCTNTAELGSDNMTKNTNVFVEEVSSVNVNEKNQAQDDVENKKKEKKIRNIREICKMLIDKTYNMSYEHDKVQVIETLLQEVDVKMNELQSFEFLPLRSIENKKRGPGSQLRDLPKRKRLKKTKAAGENDASAIAMNLVMEEATPVLIESTLIDNILV; this comes from the exons ATGAAGGATGTGGACGAGTGTTTTTTAAGTAAATTGAAAACGTTTGATGGCGTTGTCCTATCCGATGACGCTTCTTCTTCTGGACTATGTAGTAACGTAAATTTTTACATAGATAATAAGGAAAACTTTgcggattttttaaaacacctaAAAAGAGATGGCTACGAGTTCAGCAAGAGAAATTCTCGCTGTTTGGAAG gTTCTGTGCAAACTGAAATAAATGCATTAGATGTAAAAATCCCATACTTTGATCATCCTTTCGTAAAAGTTCAAACCTCCTACTATGAATGCAGTCACGGTGCGAagtattttaaatcaaaaaatgataatgtg CAACATCAAGATCATCcggtttgtaaaaaaaagaaaagattccGAATTCAAGacacgaaaaaaatgaactgccCTGTTGTTATGAAAGTGACTCGAATTGTATATTTCcccaaagttgaattgaaaaaagatgtTAGCtcttttaaaaggaaaaaaaccaag ATGATGAACGAAGTACGTAGAGTATTGCAACTGTCCGGTGATAAAAATGGTGAACTGGAGGGTAAAGAACGGTATTACTGCACGTTTTCGTTGCCAAGCAATCACAATCATCCGATAATGACCGcttatttgaatcaaaaattggacCCTTCCATCCAAGAAGAGATTAAAAAACTTGTCGAAAATGGTATAACAAATACGTACTTCGTGAAAGCTGCCCTGAAGAAGTTTGTATCTGAAATGCCAAATGGAAATAGCATACCTCGGATGTCTAAAGCGTTCTACCCATCCattaaaatcatttccaattACATCGCTAAATTTACGTTGGAAAATCGAGTAAGCAACATCGATCAAGTTGCATTGCAATCAAAAGTGAATAAATGGGAAAAGAACAAGTCCTGCAGTATTTTCTACCGTCCGCATGATACtgagaatgattttttactttGCTATCAAACTACATGGCAGAAACAACTATTGAAAACGTTCGGTGGAATCACTCTTCTAGATGCAACTTACAAAACTGTGAAATATGCCCTGCCAATGTTTTGTATTGCTGTCAAAACGAATGTAAATTATTGTATCGTCGGAATGTTTATCACGCTCTCGGAATCTTCTGAGAAAATAAAGGAGGCTCTCGAAATATTTAAATCATGGAACCCAGATTGGAATCCAGAATATTTTGTAGTCGATTATTCGGAAGCGGAAATTAATGCTATAAAATCGGCATTTGGATGCTACATTTACCTATGTGACTTCCACCGAGAACAGTCCTGGGGAAGATGGACAAAAAAACGTGATAATTTAGATTATGCTTCCGATGAAGATGAAATTATGGCGATTTTTAGAGCATTTGCGAACTGCAAAAGTAAGTCAGAATTTGAGGAGAAAATTGAAGATCTCAAATCTAATGACGTGTTTATTCGAAACCCAAAAGCACTTCGTTACTTCGAAAATACCTGGTTGCCTGTCAAAGAAATGTGGATAAGGTGCTTTTTTCCTGATGaatttgtatttaaaatttccacGAATAATGGGATCGAATCGCAatttaaaatgctaaaataCGGATACCTAAAAGTTCGTAATGTAAACACCTTAAGCGAGTTAATGACGTTAATGATTGAAGAAGTTTTCTACGATTTGCTGAATAAATACACCCAAAAGAACTCGTCGCTTTATCATGGTTATAAACTGTATAACAAAGAGATtcctcattttcttcaaaaccgTCCGAAGCCATTTATCAAACACGTCTGTAAACGATATGACACTGCTGAAGAGTACTCTTATGATTCAATTCTCTTTGAAggtggaaaattgaaagttcgtaGCAAAATGAATCCTCTTACTCTTTATGAAGTAGATTTTACCAAACCATCTTGTAATTGTGAAGATTTTTGGCGATACCGGCTTCCATGTGTACATTTCTGTGCAGCTTTTCTATACTTACCGCATCTGCTCTCTTTTGAAGATTTGCCTGAAACGTATCGAAACTCTCCATACATCACGATCAATAAGGATTTCAacctatttgaaaatcaacCACAATGCGATTGGAATGCTGAAGCTCATTCGAATTACCAGTCTATTGAATGTTGTACTAATACTGCAGAACTTGGCTCGGATAACATGACGAAGAATACAAATGTGTTCGTTGAAGAAGTTTCCTCAGTTAATGTGAATGAGAAAAACCAAGCTCAAGAcgatgttgaaaataaaaagaaagaaaaaaaaattcgtaatatCCGAGAAATCTGTAAAATGTTGATCGATAAGACATATAACATGAGTTATGAACATGATAAAGTTCAAGTAATTGAAACGTTGCTTCAAGAAGTTGATGTAAAAATGAACGAGTTACAatcctttgaatttttacctctACGAAGTATTGAAAACAAGAAAAGAGGACCAGGATCACAGCTGCGAGACCTACCTAAACGAAAACGATTGAAGAAAACCAAAGCTGCCGGTGAAAATGATGCTAGTGCTATTGCAATGAATCTAGTTATGGAGGAAGCTACACCAGTGCTGATTGAAAGCACTTTAATCGATAATATATTAGTCTAA